One region of Peptococcaceae bacterium 1198_IL3148 genomic DNA includes:
- a CDS encoding bifunctional precorrin-2 dehydrogenase/sirohydrochlorin ferrochelatase: protein MTKLYPLYLRLNGEKCLVVGGGKVAARKVNSLLEAEATVTVVSPILIPPLAELEKKGQIEHIQRTYQEKDLEGAFLVICATDDKEVNRRVAAQCQQKKILVNVVNDPPQSNFFVPAVIRQGSLSIAVSTDGKSPLLAARIREQLEQTYGPEYADFLELLGEVRQDIIENVPDPETRREILQRIVQSDIISLIKENRYQEIKERVQNAYRSSGS from the coding sequence ATGACAAAATTATATCCTTTGTATTTGCGTTTAAATGGAGAAAAATGTTTGGTGGTGGGTGGGGGCAAGGTGGCGGCCCGCAAAGTTAACAGTTTGTTGGAGGCAGAGGCAACGGTAACGGTGGTTAGTCCGATACTAATCCCGCCATTGGCTGAACTTGAAAAAAAAGGGCAAATTGAACATATTCAGCGTACATATCAAGAAAAAGATTTAGAGGGTGCTTTTTTAGTGATTTGTGCCACCGATGATAAAGAGGTTAACCGTAGAGTGGCGGCCCAGTGCCAACAAAAGAAAATATTGGTTAATGTAGTTAATGACCCACCGCAAAGCAATTTTTTTGTGCCTGCAGTCATTCGTCAAGGCTCACTTTCAATAGCGGTGTCCACCGATGGCAAAAGCCCACTTTTGGCAGCCCGCATTAGAGAGCAGTTGGAACAAACCTATGGGCCAGAATACGCTGATTTTTTAGAGCTGTTAGGGGAAGTACGACAGGATATTATTGAAAATGTACCAGATCCAGAAACACGCAGAGAGATTCTACAAAGAATTGTACAATCGGACATCATCAGTTTAATTAAAGAAAATCGTTATCAAGAAATAAAGGAGCGGGTGCAAAATGCTTATCGTAGCAGTGGGAGTTAA
- a CDS encoding NAD(P)H-dependent oxidoreductase subunit E: MESPERKFQKLQEIIDKHKGQTAHLIAILQEVQEEYRYLPEEVLTYIATAMNLPPATVYGVATFYAQFSLIPKGKYVIRICDGTACHVRGSEPINFAVKKDLQLQADQSTTEDLQFTVESVSCLGACGLAPVVTVNDVEVYGQMTPEGILEVVNKLKEAE; this comes from the coding sequence GTGGAATCGCCAGAAAGAAAGTTTCAAAAATTGCAGGAGATAATCGATAAGCACAAAGGCCAAACAGCCCACTTGATTGCGATCCTACAGGAAGTGCAAGAAGAGTATCGTTATTTGCCAGAAGAGGTACTTACATATATTGCTACTGCCATGAACTTGCCACCGGCAACAGTGTATGGAGTTGCAACATTTTATGCTCAGTTCTCTTTAATTCCTAAAGGCAAATATGTGATCAGGATTTGTGACGGCACTGCTTGCCACGTACGTGGTTCAGAACCAATTAACTTTGCAGTCAAAAAAGATTTGCAGTTACAGGCCGATCAGTCAACCACTGAAGATCTGCAGTTCACAGTGGAAAGCGTATCATGCTTGGGAGCATGTGGCTTAGCACCGGTGGTAACGGTGAATGATGTTGAAGTATATGGTCAAATGACTCCAGAAGGTATTCTGGAAGTAGTAAACAAACTTAAAGAAGCTGAATAA
- the nuoF gene encoding NADH-quinone oxidoreductase subunit NuoF, whose protein sequence is MLKSREDLNKLFEQAQDALRKEKLRILVCAGTGCVANGSLKVYEALKAKLIEKGLAVKVELMEEKEDEPCAVNVSGCHGFCQMGPLVRIEPEGVFYHHVKETDVDDIVEQHILNGQLVERLLYSHPVTGKQVKTQDEVPFYKMQTRVALEHCGRVNPDDINDYIAHNGYQAITKAMFEMKPEEVINEVLESGLRGRGGAGFPTGRKWQFAAAAKGDKKYIICNGDEGDPGAFMDRSLMEGDPHRMIESMMIAGYAIGADEGYFYVRAEYPLAVKRLRRAIAECEKLGILGENILGSGFSFKLHVKEGAGAFVCGEESALIASIEGERGMPRPKPPFPATKGLWGCPTVINNVETLANLTSIILNGGKWFRAFGTESSPGTKTFALAGQVAHTGLVEVPMGMTLKEIVFDIGGGLQAGKEYKAVQIGGPSGGCLTKDHLDVRLDYDELKKVGAMVGSGGLVVMGQDTCMVETAKFFMGFIQNESCGKCVPCREGTKRMLEILTNITKGLATEDDLALLEELAYTVQDGALCGLGKTAPNPVLTTLRYFRDEYLAHVRDKKCPAGACKDLQDYVIDAEKCKGCGLCARVCPVGAISGEKKQPHTINTTICAKCGTCMEKCKFGAIYTA, encoded by the coding sequence ATGCTTAAGTCACGTGAAGATTTAAATAAATTATTTGAACAGGCCCAAGATGCCTTAAGGAAAGAAAAATTGCGTATATTAGTTTGTGCCGGTACCGGTTGTGTGGCCAATGGTTCATTAAAAGTATATGAAGCATTAAAGGCTAAGCTGATTGAAAAGGGTTTAGCTGTTAAGGTGGAGCTGATGGAAGAAAAAGAAGATGAGCCCTGTGCCGTTAATGTCAGCGGTTGTCACGGTTTTTGCCAAATGGGTCCATTGGTGCGGATAGAACCGGAGGGTGTTTTCTATCATCACGTTAAAGAAACCGATGTTGATGATATTGTGGAGCAACACATACTAAATGGTCAACTGGTTGAAAGATTGCTGTATAGCCATCCAGTCACCGGTAAACAAGTAAAAACTCAAGATGAAGTGCCTTTCTATAAAATGCAAACCCGGGTGGCTTTAGAGCACTGCGGTAGAGTTAATCCGGATGATATCAATGATTATATTGCCCACAATGGTTATCAAGCCATTACTAAAGCAATGTTTGAAATGAAACCAGAAGAAGTAATTAATGAAGTTTTGGAATCAGGCCTAAGGGGCCGTGGTGGCGCGGGTTTCCCCACTGGTCGCAAATGGCAGTTTGCCGCTGCTGCTAAAGGAGATAAAAAGTATATTATTTGTAACGGTGACGAAGGTGACCCCGGTGCCTTTATGGACCGGTCGTTAATGGAAGGTGACCCCCACCGGATGATTGAAAGCATGATGATAGCTGGTTACGCCATTGGTGCAGATGAGGGTTACTTTTATGTAAGGGCTGAGTACCCGCTGGCGGTAAAGCGTTTAAGGAGAGCCATTGCAGAATGTGAAAAGCTTGGCATTTTAGGAGAAAATATTTTAGGCTCAGGTTTTTCATTTAAACTACATGTTAAAGAAGGTGCCGGCGCCTTTGTTTGTGGTGAAGAATCGGCATTGATAGCCTCCATTGAAGGTGAACGGGGGATGCCCCGTCCCAAGCCACCCTTCCCAGCCACTAAGGGTTTATGGGGATGCCCCACCGTTATCAACAACGTTGAAACATTGGCCAACCTGACATCCATTATATTAAATGGTGGCAAATGGTTCCGGGCCTTTGGTACTGAAAGTAGTCCCGGTACAAAAACCTTCGCTTTGGCTGGACAAGTAGCCCACACTGGTTTGGTGGAAGTGCCCATGGGGATGACATTAAAAGAAATTGTTTTTGATATCGGTGGTGGTCTGCAGGCCGGTAAAGAGTACAAGGCGGTACAAATTGGTGGCCCTTCCGGTGGCTGCTTAACTAAAGATCACTTGGACGTTAGGTTAGACTATGATGAATTGAAAAAAGTTGGTGCCATGGTTGGTTCCGGTGGCTTGGTGGTAATGGGACAGGATACCTGTATGGTTGAAACGGCCAAATTCTTTATGGGCTTTATCCAAAATGAATCCTGTGGTAAGTGTGTACCATGCCGCGAAGGCACTAAGCGGATGTTGGAAATTCTTACTAATATTACCAAAGGACTGGCCACTGAAGATGACTTGGCGCTATTGGAAGAACTGGCTTATACAGTACAGGATGGAGCGCTCTGTGGTTTGGGTAAAACTGCCCCTAACCCAGTATTGACTACACTCCGTTACTTCCGCGATGAATATCTGGCCCACGTTCGGGACAAAAAGTGTCCGGCTGGTGCATGTAAAGATTTACAAGATTACGTTATTGATGCTGAAAAGTGTAAAGGTTGCGGACTTTGTGCTCGGGTTTGTCCCGTTGGCGCCATCAGTGGCGAGAAAAAGCAACCACACACAATAAATACAACTATATGTGCTAAGTGCGGCACTTGTATGGAAAAATGTAAATTTGGAGCTATTTATACAGCCTAA
- a CDS encoding [Fe-Fe] hydrogenase large subunit C-terminal domain-containing protein: MGLITTNEAKCLDCYKCVRTCPVKAIAISNTNDKNAPHVSIIDELCVKGGCCIEICPQSAKKLNHSDLEQVKQLLANGEKLVCTVAPSFVAAVPLSADLMPSLLRQLGFEIVEETSVGAGMVSRRHLQIGFEEPLISSSCPVIVNLVERYYPELISMLAPVVSPMIAHGRYLKQRYPDAKVVFVGPCVAKKDEYTTASINDAVDFVLGFNELWQLVEQLGVDLNSLFPAKFDNPVTGDASLYPLDGGMFKGIKDGLSSPDEEYFSASGLEDCMEFLNHLAAGNVAEPPKLIELLACKGGCINGPLALDQDQSLYARKRKVLNYYQSFINTADDQPLPELPVEQLTRSYQSQKLDLPLPTEADLREILAKTGKVKTEDELNCGACGYDTCRDKAVAVFQGKAEVEMCIPYMRKRAESLSNVVTSAMPNGIIIADEGLKVLEINPAAEKLFNISASKIVGENLSALINTSNFNRAVKDGSMIHVCCTYPDRNIVTSEFIFPVVEENIVVGIFVDITEEKRQREQFELIKNQTIMQSQEVIEKQMMVAQEIAGLLGEATAESKIQLTKLIKLMREEPQQRG, translated from the coding sequence ATGGGCTTAATTACCACCAACGAAGCAAAGTGCTTGGACTGTTACAAGTGTGTAAGGACTTGCCCAGTTAAAGCAATTGCCATTAGCAATACCAACGATAAAAATGCTCCCCATGTGAGTATTATAGATGAGCTGTGCGTTAAAGGTGGATGCTGCATTGAAATCTGTCCTCAAAGTGCCAAAAAATTAAATCATAGTGATCTGGAGCAAGTAAAACAACTGTTGGCCAATGGTGAAAAATTGGTCTGTACTGTAGCCCCTTCCTTTGTGGCTGCAGTACCTCTAAGTGCTGATCTAATGCCCAGTTTGCTAAGGCAGTTGGGTTTTGAAATTGTGGAAGAAACGTCTGTAGGTGCCGGGATGGTGTCCCGGCGCCACCTACAGATTGGTTTCGAGGAACCACTTATTAGTAGTTCATGTCCAGTAATTGTTAACTTGGTGGAACGCTATTATCCGGAGTTAATATCGATGTTGGCACCGGTGGTTTCGCCGATGATTGCCCATGGGCGCTATCTTAAACAACGATACCCAGATGCAAAGGTGGTCTTCGTTGGACCATGTGTGGCCAAAAAGGATGAATATACCACAGCAAGCATTAATGACGCTGTGGATTTTGTACTGGGTTTTAACGAGCTATGGCAGCTGGTGGAGCAATTGGGGGTTGATTTAAACAGTTTGTTCCCAGCAAAATTTGATAACCCGGTAACCGGCGATGCCAGCCTGTATCCTTTGGATGGGGGTATGTTTAAAGGTATCAAAGATGGTTTGTCAAGCCCTGACGAAGAGTATTTTTCTGCCAGTGGTTTAGAGGATTGTATGGAGTTTCTCAACCACCTGGCTGCCGGTAATGTAGCTGAACCACCCAAGTTAATTGAACTGCTGGCCTGTAAGGGTGGATGTATTAACGGTCCACTGGCACTGGATCAGGACCAAAGTTTATATGCCAGAAAACGTAAAGTGTTGAATTATTATCAATCGTTTATTAATACTGCCGATGATCAACCATTGCCGGAATTGCCGGTGGAGCAATTAACCCGCAGTTATCAGTCTCAAAAACTTGATTTACCACTACCCACTGAAGCAGACCTAAGGGAAATACTTGCCAAGACTGGGAAAGTTAAAACTGAGGATGAATTAAACTGTGGTGCCTGTGGCTACGATACTTGTCGGGACAAAGCAGTGGCGGTTTTCCAAGGTAAAGCCGAAGTGGAAATGTGTATTCCCTATATGCGCAAACGAGCAGAGTCTTTGTCCAACGTGGTTACTTCTGCCATGCCTAACGGCATTATTATTGCGGATGAAGGTTTAAAGGTATTGGAGATTAACCCGGCGGCCGAAAAATTGTTTAACATTTCAGCTAGCAAAATTGTGGGAGAAAATCTTAGTGCTTTAATTAACACCAGCAATTTTAACCGGGCGGTTAAAGATGGATCAATGATTCACGTCTGTTGTACTTATCCAGATAGAAACATTGTTACCAGTGAATTTATTTTTCCGGTAGTTGAGGAAAATATTGTAGTGGGTATTTTTGTTGATATTACCGAGGAAAAGCGACAACGGGAACAGTTTGAATTGATTAAAAATCAAACCATTATGCAGTCACAAGAAGTGATTGAAAAACAAATGATGGTGGCTCAAGAGATCGCTGGCTTGTTGGGCGAAGCTACGGCAGAGAGTAAAATACAATTGACTAAATTAATTAAGCTAATGCGCGAAGAACCTCAACAAAGGGGTTAA
- a CDS encoding NAD(P)H-dependent oxidoreductase subunit E — MNTKNQCQCNSDQRLIDLNEGSELTEGENTIKPAAKHQVLICLGTSCHLRGSAELLEQLIAELCIQPGEVTPDGLFSLNVARCLGACAIGPVMMVDEVLYPNMNSDKISKILEQYRK, encoded by the coding sequence ATGAATACTAAAAATCAGTGCCAGTGCAACAGTGATCAGAGATTAATTGACTTAAACGAAGGCTCAGAATTAACAGAAGGCGAAAATACTATTAAGCCAGCGGCAAAACACCAGGTGTTAATATGTTTAGGTACTTCATGTCACTTAAGGGGATCGGCTGAGTTGTTAGAACAACTTATTGCTGAACTGTGCATTCAACCGGGTGAGGTAACTCCAGACGGCTTGTTCTCATTAAATGTGGCCCGCTGTTTGGGCGCCTGTGCAATAGGTCCGGTGATGATGGTGGATGAAGTATTATATCCAAACATGAACAGTGATAAAATCAGTAAAATTTTAGAACAATATCGAAAGTAA
- the hemA gene encoding glutamyl-tRNA reductase: protein MLIVAVGVNHRTAPVEVREKLSFPAHTLPDDLKRLQSYSGIDGCAIISTCNRTEIYVTPYELDEGLNAIWHFLSKHSGLDISEIKNCTFCHSLYDAVRHLFRVSAGLDSMILGETQILGQVREAYEIALKTGTTNSVINTLFKQAIVVGKRVRTETGIDKNAVSVSYAAVELAKQKFGNLNGRSVLVVGAGKMSELTAKHLVSNGVSGVIVSNRSYDRAEMLAEKFNGQAVKFEELFKHMHSADIIISSTAARHYVIRYADMLELMHIKKNKSLILIDIAVPRDIDPRVGEIPGVTLYDIDDLQMVVDNNLEERRQAAVLAEGIIEEELNEFLKWLATQFVVPTISALRDKGEEIKQHELQRAYNRLGDLTAREQKVISTMANSIVKQLLHLPVVRLKEYAMTSEGHLYTEVLQNLFDLEVQGQRPKNKACVDIDLIPWLESAAEYNKKHHTGG, encoded by the coding sequence ATGCTTATCGTAGCAGTGGGAGTTAACCACCGTACCGCCCCGGTAGAGGTTAGAGAAAAGCTTTCCTTTCCGGCACACACATTGCCAGATGATCTTAAACGTTTGCAATCTTACAGTGGTATTGATGGTTGTGCCATTATTTCTACCTGTAACCGCACAGAGATCTATGTAACTCCTTACGAATTAGATGAGGGCTTAAATGCTATTTGGCATTTTTTATCGAAACATTCAGGCTTGGACATATCAGAAATTAAGAATTGCACTTTCTGCCATAGCTTATATGATGCTGTACGACATTTATTTAGGGTATCAGCTGGTTTAGACTCGATGATCTTGGGTGAAACCCAAATTTTAGGTCAAGTGCGAGAAGCCTATGAAATAGCACTAAAGACTGGTACCACCAACAGCGTGATAAATACTTTGTTTAAGCAAGCCATTGTTGTGGGAAAAAGAGTGCGCACTGAAACCGGCATTGATAAAAATGCTGTTTCTGTCAGTTATGCGGCAGTGGAATTGGCCAAGCAAAAATTTGGCAATTTAAACGGCCGTTCAGTGCTGGTAGTGGGTGCAGGTAAAATGAGTGAATTAACTGCTAAACACTTGGTGTCCAATGGGGTATCTGGCGTCATTGTGTCTAACCGTTCTTATGATCGGGCAGAGATGCTGGCGGAGAAGTTTAATGGTCAAGCGGTAAAGTTTGAAGAACTCTTTAAACATATGCATAGTGCCGATATCATTATCAGTTCCACAGCGGCCAGGCATTATGTTATTCGTTATGCTGACATGTTGGAATTAATGCATATCAAGAAAAATAAAAGTTTAATTCTGATTGACATTGCGGTACCGAGGGATATTGATCCCCGGGTAGGTGAGATTCCTGGAGTAACCCTTTACGACATTGATGATTTGCAAATGGTGGTAGATAACAACCTAGAAGAAAGACGGCAGGCGGCAGTGTTGGCCGAAGGAATTATTGAAGAAGAATTAAACGAGTTTTTAAAGTGGTTAGCGACCCAGTTTGTAGTTCCCACCATTTCTGCCCTGAGAGATAAAGGCGAAGAAATTAAACAACATGAATTACAACGGGCCTACAATCGTTTAGGAGACTTGACTGCTAGAGAACAAAAGGTGATCAGTACGATGGCTAATTCAATAGTTAAGCAACTTTTACACCTACCAGTGGTGCGGCTTAAAGAATATGCCATGACCAGTGAAGGACATTTGTATACAGAAGTGTTGCAGAACCTATTTGACTTAGAAGTGCAAGGGCAGCGTCCAAAAAATAAGGCATGTGTAGATATTGATTTAATACCATGGTTGGAAAGTGCTGCCGAATATAATAAAAAGCATCACACCGGGGGGTAA
- a CDS encoding SpoIIE family protein phosphatase — translation MSIKFDFGVAQLKKHGEELCGDNVEIFNTDQDNIVVMSDGLGSGVKANILSRLTVKTAGTMLKMGGDIDEVIETIASTLPTCKIRKLAYSTFTVAKIKHDGRTYVVEFDNPQVFVGHNHRILKPHQITRTIADKEINEYFFEMKDNDWLVMVSDGVLHAGVGLVMNMGWGRARIGQLLEETYLPSKNAQEWAEEIIHLCYNLYGEQPGDDATVVVVKARQARNVTVMIGPPANKEDDYAVVNRLMSESGAKVVCGGTTGNIVGRILGREVAVDLTTNTKKVPPIGILPGIDLVTEGAVTLVYALEYLKYGIKLKDLKGNKDGASRLAVLLSEADDISFIIGTAANPALQGVGVPAIYTYKQHVIRDLITVLKDKGKNVTEEYY, via the coding sequence ATGAGTATAAAATTTGATTTTGGAGTTGCCCAACTGAAAAAGCATGGCGAAGAACTTTGTGGCGATAATGTGGAAATATTTAACACTGACCAAGATAATATAGTGGTAATGTCCGATGGTTTAGGTAGTGGTGTTAAAGCCAATATTTTGTCGAGATTAACAGTAAAAACCGCTGGCACCATGTTAAAAATGGGCGGTGATATCGACGAGGTTATTGAAACCATAGCCAGCACCTTGCCCACCTGTAAGATAAGAAAGTTAGCCTATAGCACCTTTACAGTGGCTAAAATTAAGCACGATGGAAGAACCTATGTGGTGGAATTTGATAATCCCCAAGTCTTTGTTGGCCATAATCATAGAATACTTAAACCACACCAAATTACTCGAACCATTGCAGATAAAGAGATTAATGAATATTTTTTTGAAATGAAGGATAATGACTGGTTGGTAATGGTCAGTGATGGGGTGTTGCATGCCGGAGTAGGTTTGGTAATGAATATGGGGTGGGGTCGAGCAAGAATCGGCCAACTCCTTGAAGAAACATATTTGCCAAGCAAAAACGCCCAGGAGTGGGCTGAGGAAATTATTCATCTATGCTACAATTTGTACGGCGAGCAACCGGGGGATGATGCCACTGTTGTGGTGGTAAAGGCCCGCCAAGCTCGGAACGTAACTGTAATGATCGGTCCTCCGGCCAATAAAGAAGATGATTACGCAGTGGTAAATCGACTGATGAGTGAATCCGGTGCTAAAGTGGTTTGTGGTGGCACCACCGGTAACATTGTGGGGCGCATTTTAGGCCGTGAGGTGGCGGTGGACTTGACTACCAATACAAAAAAAGTACCACCCATTGGAATTTTGCCTGGTATAGATTTAGTAACCGAGGGTGCAGTTACGCTAGTTTATGCTTTGGAATATCTTAAATATGGCATTAAGCTAAAGGACCTAAAGGGTAACAAAGATGGTGCCAGTAGGCTGGCGGTACTTCTGTCGGAGGCCGATGACATTAGTTTTATTATTGGTACCGCTGCTAATCCCGCCCTGCAAGGGGTAGGGGTGCCGGCAATTTATACCTACAAACAACATGTAATACGTGATTTAATTACTGTGCTAAAGGACAAAGGTAAAAATGTTACTGAGGAATATTATTAA
- a CDS encoding polyprenyl synthetase family protein produces MLEIFDVVKNDLKLVEKELGRVVQHKDPLLNETSSHLLNAGGKRLRPAFALLSGKFYHYDLNKIMPLAVALELIHMASLVHDDVVDCAVTRRGRPTVRANWGNRISMHTGDVLSAKALMMIAQYNDIPLVAKVFARTTVKMSEGEIEQIISAYRSDQSIKDYWYRIERKTAMLIADSCQLGAVVCGAPKEIYMPLRRYGHRIGIAFQIVDDILDMIADQDKLGKPIGSDLRQGIVTLPVLYGLKNSTKNKRLAQLVENQNKTEAEIEEAIDIIVSCGGIDYSNNVVDLYVNKAKKELDKLPNTPVRQTLALIADFVRYRKF; encoded by the coding sequence GTGCTGGAAATATTTGATGTAGTAAAAAATGATCTAAAATTGGTGGAAAAAGAACTGGGCCGGGTTGTGCAACATAAAGACCCGCTTTTAAATGAAACATCCAGTCACTTGTTAAATGCCGGAGGGAAAAGATTGCGTCCGGCTTTTGCACTTTTGTCCGGTAAGTTTTATCATTACGATTTAAATAAAATTATGCCACTGGCGGTGGCATTGGAACTAATACATATGGCTTCTTTAGTGCATGATGATGTGGTTGACTGTGCCGTTACCAGGCGTGGCAGACCCACTGTGAGGGCCAACTGGGGTAATAGAATATCGATGCATACCGGCGATGTTTTGTCTGCCAAAGCTCTAATGATGATTGCCCAATACAATGATATACCACTGGTGGCTAAGGTGTTTGCTAGAACCACTGTAAAAATGAGTGAAGGTGAAATAGAGCAAATAATCAGTGCTTACAGAAGTGATCAATCCATTAAAGATTACTGGTATCGTATTGAACGTAAAACTGCCATGCTAATTGCAGACAGCTGTCAATTAGGGGCGGTGGTTTGTGGGGCACCGAAGGAAATATATATGCCGTTAAGAAGATATGGCCATAGAATAGGTATTGCCTTTCAAATTGTGGATGATATTTTAGATATGATAGCCGATCAGGATAAATTGGGAAAACCTATTGGCAGTGATTTGCGTCAGGGGATTGTTACATTACCAGTTCTTTATGGACTAAAAAATAGTACCAAAAATAAGCGATTAGCCCAATTGGTTGAAAACCAGAACAAAACCGAGGCTGAAATAGAGGAAGCAATAGATATTATTGTTAGTTGTGGCGGCATTGATTACTCAAATAATGTTGTTGACCTCTATGTGAATAAGGCCAAAAAAGAATTGGATAAGCTTCCAAACACTCCAGTCAGACAAACGTTGGCCCTTATTGCTGATTTTGTCAGATATCGCAAGTTTTAA
- a CDS encoding [FeFe] hydrogenase, group A, with protein MSTSKVTIDGQIVEINGAKNILELARRAGIELPTFCYHSELSIYGACRLCMVEVEKMGLVASCSTPPSDGMIIHTNTERVRRLRRMIIELLLANHDRECTTCGKSTSCKLQKLAKQFGVTKVRFGNRDVKLPIDESGNSIVKDPNKCILCGDCVRMCKEIQGIGVWDFAHRGSKTEVTTAFGKNLSEVACVNCGQCVAVCPTGALTIKSEVEQAWRAIHDPNKTVVVQIAPAVRVALGEEFGLETSEKVTGKMVTALKKMGVDKVFDTLFSADMTTIEESMEFMDRLQNGGKLPLFTSCCPGWIKYCEQNHADMLSNLSSCRSPQQMFGSLVKKHYANKIGKEAKEVVCISIMPCTAKKFEAKRPEFTTDGVPDVDIVLTTVELSQMIKESGIIFKELEPVGFDNPLGMGSGSALIFGASGGVMESVVRFVAGYTGGADVGRIDFYPVRGIEGIKEASVEVDGTELKLAVANGIGNAEKLIQKIKKGEAFYHAVEVMCCPTGCVGGGGQPEVNDTATRVQRLKEIYRLDAMEQVHKAQDNIYVNKILNEWFGGAASENTHHDLHTNYTPRRRITGKAIEVNDTKEGGSVHVQVCVGTGCYLRGSYDIMNKFTELIKKWSMEDYVQLTGTFCLEKCDQGVSIKIDDEIITGINMDNVEHIFKTKIAIKVDLALNS; from the coding sequence ATGAGTACCAGTAAAGTGACCATTGATGGTCAAATTGTTGAAATAAATGGTGCCAAAAACATATTAGAATTAGCCCGTCGTGCCGGTATAGAACTACCTACCTTTTGTTATCACTCAGAGTTAAGTATTTATGGTGCCTGTAGATTGTGTATGGTGGAAGTGGAAAAAATGGGGTTGGTGGCTTCTTGCTCCACTCCCCCCAGTGATGGTATGATTATTCATACCAACACCGAACGGGTTAGACGCCTGCGGCGGATGATTATTGAACTGCTGTTGGCTAACCATGACCGGGAATGCACCACCTGTGGTAAGAGTACCAGTTGTAAATTGCAGAAATTGGCCAAGCAGTTTGGTGTGACCAAAGTTCGGTTTGGCAATCGAGATGTGAAATTACCTATAGATGAATCCGGTAACAGTATTGTTAAAGACCCCAACAAGTGCATCCTTTGTGGTGATTGTGTGCGTATGTGTAAAGAAATCCAAGGCATTGGGGTTTGGGACTTTGCCCATCGGGGTAGCAAAACCGAAGTTACCACTGCCTTTGGCAAAAATCTTTCCGAGGTGGCCTGCGTAAACTGTGGTCAGTGCGTGGCGGTATGCCCCACCGGTGCTTTAACCATTAAGTCAGAAGTGGAGCAGGCTTGGCGGGCAATTCATGATCCTAACAAAACTGTGGTGGTACAAATTGCTCCAGCAGTGCGGGTGGCTTTAGGAGAAGAATTTGGTTTAGAAACCAGTGAAAAGGTAACTGGTAAAATGGTGACAGCCCTGAAGAAAATGGGTGTGGATAAAGTATTTGACACTCTGTTCTCGGCAGACATGACCACCATCGAAGAATCGATGGAGTTTATGGATCGTTTACAAAACGGCGGTAAACTACCACTATTTACTTCCTGTTGTCCCGGTTGGATTAAGTACTGCGAGCAAAACCATGCAGACATGTTAAGTAACTTATCCAGCTGTCGTTCGCCGCAACAAATGTTTGGCTCGCTGGTGAAAAAACATTATGCTAATAAAATCGGTAAAGAGGCCAAAGAAGTGGTTTGTATCTCTATTATGCCTTGTACCGCTAAGAAATTTGAAGCCAAAAGACCTGAGTTTACCACCGATGGTGTTCCCGATGTGGATATCGTGCTGACCACAGTGGAGTTATCCCAAATGATTAAAGAGTCTGGCATTATATTTAAGGAATTGGAGCCAGTGGGATTTGACAATCCGCTGGGCATGGGTTCCGGCAGTGCGTTAATCTTTGGTGCTTCCGGTGGGGTGATGGAATCTGTGGTGCGCTTTGTCGCAGGCTATACCGGTGGCGCAGATGTGGGCCGGATAGATTTTTATCCAGTGCGTGGTATAGAAGGTATTAAAGAAGCATCAGTAGAGGTAGATGGTACAGAGCTTAAACTGGCAGTGGCCAATGGCATTGGCAATGCTGAAAAACTAATTCAAAAAATTAAAAAAGGCGAAGCATTCTATCATGCCGTGGAAGTAATGTGTTGCCCCACAGGCTGCGTTGGTGGTGGTGGTCAACCAGAGGTTAACGACACTGCAACCAGAGTGCAACGGCTGAAAGAAATTTACCGACTGGATGCAATGGAGCAGGTGCATAAAGCTCAAGATAACATCTACGTTAATAAAATACTGAATGAATGGTTCGGCGGTGCTGCATCTGAAAACACACACCATGACTTGCACACTAACTATACGCCCCGTAGACGGATTACCGGAAAAGCAATTGAAGTAAATGACACGAAAGAGGGTGGTTCTGTGCATGTACAAGTATGTGTAGGTACTGGTTGTTACCTTCGTGGCTCCTATGACATCATGAATAAATTTACCGAATTGATTAAAAAGTGGAGTATGGAGGACTACGTTCAACTGACCGGCACATTCTGCTTAGAAAAATGTGATCAAGGCGTGTCAATTAAGATAGATGATGAAATCATCACCGGTATTAATATGGACAACGTTGAACATATCTTTAAGACAAAAATAGCAATTAAGGTGGATTTAGCTTTAAATTCTTAA